In Runella sp. SP2, the genomic window GAAGGCTACGAAATCCTCAAAACGGGCGATGTGGTTTTGTTAGAAGCCGACGGAAGTTATACCAACGTTGTGCTCAAAACGGGAGATACAGTGCTGGTTTCTCGAAATTTGAAGGATTTTGAGCGAATGTTACCCCTTCGGAAATTTGCTCGTATTCACCATTCGTATATTATCAACATCGACTACATCAAAAAATACCAAAAAGGCGACGGTGGGGTTGTGACCATGACCAACGGAAAGGCACTGTCGGTGTCGCGTGCTAACAAAGCTAAATTGTTGACGCTCATTCGGGGCGATTTCTAACCGACCGCTCGTGAACAATTGTAGTTTTTGGTAGGATTTTACTGCTTTATTCTAAAACTTCGTGGCCTACAGTTTGTAACCTATGGGGCATTGGCGAAATTGGTGGATGGCCGTTTGGGCCTTTTGGCTACCGTTGTACGCAGCGGGGCAAAACACCGTGCGCCTTGATTCCTCGCTTGCGTTGCCCTTTGATCTTACTTCGGCAGTTTCGGTTTGGATTGATTCGACGGGAGAGGTTGCCGACGAACAGGCCATGACTGAAGGGCAGTTTACCCCGCTGAAAACCACAACAATTCCTCGGCTGCTGCAAAAAGAAGTACATTACAGTTATTGGGTACGGTTGACCCTCCAAAATGCAACGTCGGTGCCGCAAGAGCTGCTTTTGACGTTGGGCAATTTTTACGAAACAACGCTCTACGAACGCAGTCCAACTGCACAAACCCTCTATCAACGATATACCTCTCAGCGCTTACTTCCTTCAGAGCGATTGTACCGGTACGACCATCGGTATTTTCCCCTCCATTTTTCCCCTCACCAGTCGCGCTATTTATACGCCAAAATTCGTGCTCTGACGGGAAAGCCGTTTGAGATAAGGCCGTTTTTGTACAGCTACGAGGCTGAGGCCAAAGAACGCGTGAAGGGCCTGTACGACGATTATTTTCCGATGGCAGTCAACCACGAATTGATGGCAGTTTTGGCGTTTTTAACCGTTTTTTTTCTGTTCCAATGGGTCTTAAATCGCCAAAGGTATTTGCTGCTTTACTCCTTTTACCTCATGTCAATGTGGGGGTTTGCGGCCTATGGTGCTTCCTATTCGTCGTACGTGGTGGATTACATCAGCTATGTACCTTTTCTGCGTTTTACGTTGCAACAAAACTTCTACATCCTGCTGACGCTGTTTACACACACCTTCTTTTTGTTTGAAATTTTGGGGATGAAAAACTGGCCGTCGAGTTGGACCAAGCGCTATTTTGAACGTTTGTTTTACGTAGTAGGAGGTCTGCTGGCGATTGAGCTAGTGCTTACGGTGGTGTATCGCCGCCTCGACCTTGAGACCAATTTTCATCAATTGTGCCAATTTGCGTTACCCGTCCTTAATGTGACGAGCCTCGTGTTGCTTTGGGCCACCAAAGAGCGCGTGTCTTGGTTCATCAAGTTGGGGGCATTGGTGATGGTGATCGGAACCACTATCGGCTTTGCATCGGTCGCGTTGGGATGGGCGCCCATGAGTTCGATGCTGCTCACGCACTACCCAAACGTCTATTTCAATTACGGCGTACTGATTGATATTTTGTTTTTCTCGTTGGCAACGGGGGAAAAAATGGTGCAAGTTCAGCGCGAACGAAATCGGTTGCTGCAAAATTATGCCCTCTCGGAACTGACGACGTTGCGCACGCAAATCAACCCGCATTTTTTGTTCAATAGCCTCAACTCCATCAAAAGTTACATCATTAAAAATAAAACGCAGGAAGCCGCAGCTTACCTTACCGATTTTTCGGTATTGATGCGCGAGATTTTGGACAAAAGCCGCGAACAGTTTTTGCCGTTGGGGCAAGAATTGGAAATCATTCGACAATACTTGTTGTTGGAGCAACGTCGTTTTAGCCAGCCTTTTCAAATCGACATACAAATCGACGAAGCCATCGACCTCGACGCTGTTCAAGTACCTGCCTTTTTGTTACAACCTTTTGTAGAAAATGCCATCAAACACGGTTTTAAGCGGCTGGAAAGAGAGGGTTGTGTTTGGGTGAAAGTCAGTAGTTTAGAAGATGGCATCGCAATAATCATCGAAGACAACGGCATTGGCCGAGACAAAGCCGCAAAACTTCGTTTGGCATCGGTCAAGCACCGTTCAATGGGCCTCTCGTTGGTTGAAAACCGTTTGCGATTGTTGCGCGAAATCTACCATTGGAACATCGATCTAACAATAGAAGACGTTGTGCCTTCAACGGGTACGCGCGTAACCTTACGTATTCCCTTTTTTGATTAAAGCATAAGCTGGGAGTTACAAACCCAAAGCTGCGAGTTATGGTCGTAACTACGTCAGTGGTGAACTAGGGGTTGAAATGAGCCTTGTTTTTCTGTCTTTTTGGAAAAACAAAACGGCTTTTACTTCTCCCTTTATGAAAACATCGTTTACACTTCTTTTGATGGCATGGGGTATTGTGGTAAGTAACGGGTTGACCTACGCCCAAAGTACCGAAATCCGCCCAGGGGTGATTTTGCCACAGATGACCACCGCCCAACGCACTGCGTTATCGGCCACCAACGGAATGTTGGTTTTTGACACCAACACCCAAAGTTATTGGTTGCGAAGCAATAACACTTGGACAGAACTACCCAAAACAGCCTCCAGTACCAGCTACTGGGAGCAATCAGGGGCAGCAGGCAATGAAATAAGAAATACCAACTCAGGAGGGTTCTGGTCAGCAAATTCGACAGCAGTAACCACATCAAATCCTGCTACTGCTCCCGTCAGTGGAGCAGGGACTCGCCTTATGTGGATACCTTCACGATCGGCTTTTCGGGTAGGTACAGTAGATGGTACGCAATGGAATACCTCTAACATAGGTTTATTTTCAACTGCTATAGGGTCTAACACAACGGCGATTGGGAGCTATGCAACGGCTATTGGTAATAATACAACAGCCAGTGGATATGCCTCCACTGCTATGGGATTTAGTGCAGTAGCGAATGGAAGCAGTTCTGTTGCCATGGGTTTTGAAGCACGTGCAGATGGGAATGTATCTACTGCAATGGGTGGTGGTACAGTGGCCACGGGAGATAATTCTACTGCTATGGGATTTGCAAACGTAGATGACCCTAATGGTTTATTGATGCTGGGGAATGGGGTTAATAGTGTTCAAAGAAAAACGGTCTTGGTTGTCAGAAGAGACAACAGCATGGGATTGGGAGATTTTGGTGCCGCTACCAATACGTTGGCTACTTTACACGTAAATACGTATAAAAATGTCAGTACGGGTCGTGTTACGGTGTTGTATCCTACCATTGCTACGCCCTCCAACTTTCCCACCTCGACGGCAGAGCTTTCTATTTATGCCTCTCAGGGGATTTTTTCGGCAACCTACATTGGTTCAGCCCAAAATGTGGTGCTGTCGGATGCCCGCATCAAAGAAGTGGAAGGTACCTCAGACAATGCCCAAGACTTAGCGACCTTGCGTCGGTTGCGCATCACGGATTACCGCATGAAAGACCGCTACGTATGGGGCGACCGTGCGTTTAAAAAAGTGATTGCGCAGCAAGTAGAGGAAGTATATCCGCAGGCGGTACGTCGTCAGACTTCGTTTATTCCTGATATTTATCAAGCAGCGTCGTTGGAAAATGGTTTTGTGAAACTTGCAGGCCACACGCTCAAAGCAGGCGAACGGGTGAAGTTGATGATGGATAACCGCGAAGAAATAACGGAAGTACTGGAAACCAACGAAACAGGATTTAGGATTGGGGGTTCGGTACCATCCACGACGGTGTTTGTCTATGGCCGCGAAGTGTCCGATTTTCGCACGGTGGACTACGAAGCCCTCTCGATGCTGGGAATCAGTGCCATACAGCAATTGGCCAAAGAAAACGATACGCTCAAAAAGGATTCCGAAGAACTCAAAAACCGCCTCAGCCGCTTAGAAGCGCTTGTTGAAAACTTGGCTACGGCGGAAGCCACTACTAAAACGGGGAAATGAAACCTTTTTGGAGTGACTTCTTTTGGAATGCTAGTAACCTTATCCTAGATGAAATAGGTTGACATTACATCAGTATAATTCTTCTCTTTTTTTTACATCGATACCACAATGAGACACGTATTTTTATTATGCGCTCTTATCGGCGCTACTCAACCTGCTGCTTGGGCACAACGTAATTATCTTTTTACAACGGCTCAAACGAATACTGTCAGCAATTACAGCGTCCTTGATTTGCCAGAGTTGAATGGAAAACCCAACGCTGTTTTTTCAGTGAGAACTAACGATGCTGCTAAAATACTAAATCCACATCCCGTCGGGGTTTGGTACACAGGGCAAAAATGGAGTATTTTTAATCAAGACCGAGCTCTTATGCCACCAGGTGTTACCTTTTTAGTAACACTTTCAGAACGGGCCTTTGTCTTGAAATCAGACCCAGAGAACACACGTGGAGCTGAACTTTTGGTTAATCAGGTTCCCTTAAATGGCAATGCGGACGCGAAATTCTCGATCACCCAAAACTGGAATCCAGATGGTATAGGGGGTACTTATAATCCAAGCGATATTGAAGCACGTTTTGATAGAAGCTTGGGAAAATGGGTACTCTTTAATAAATCAAGTACTCCTATTCCTGCGGGTGCAGCGTTCAATATTGTGGAATTGTTCGATGGAGAACCATCTTTAATGCAAGGCACTACAAGCAATGCGGCAACGAACAAACCCGAACCTTTGGTGTCCACAACCAGCAGTGTGGGAGCAGATCCAGCTATTTATCAATTCTTATCAAGTAACCGATTACAATATCCCTCTGTTAAGCAAGTCCCCACGTTACGAAAAACATTTAACGAAGACGGTTTTACCATCAAAGAGATGACTAGTATGAGTTACTTGGTCGAAAATACGGTATTTAATCCGCCTGCGGATGTTTTATATGCTGGGTCAGTGATTCAGTCTGAACCCTATTTCAAGGATAACCTACTCTATCCCGTTTCAAAACGAACAACTCCAGGGACAATCACAGTAGTAGGAGGTAACGGCCCAGGAAGCGGTAGCTATAGTTTGAAGTTGACCGAAAATTCACTACAAGCCTATAAAGACGGATTAGCTCAAATTTTGCGAGGCATTAATCTAACAAACTCCGTAGGGAGAACTCAATTCTTCTTCAAAAGCTGCCGTTCGGTAGAACAGGGAATGGTCAATCTTGGTATCAATTTTAGAG contains:
- a CDS encoding thiol-activated cytolysin family protein, with product MRHVFLLCALIGATQPAAWAQRNYLFTTAQTNTVSNYSVLDLPELNGKPNAVFSVRTNDAAKILNPHPVGVWYTGQKWSIFNQDRALMPPGVTFLVTLSERAFVLKSDPENTRGAELLVNQVPLNGNADAKFSITQNWNPDGIGGTYNPSDIEARFDRSLGKWVLFNKSSTPIPAGAAFNIVELFDGEPSLMQGTTSNAATNKPEPLVSTTSSVGADPAIYQFLSSNRLQYPSVKQVPTLRKTFNEDGFTIKEMTSMSYLVENTVFNPPADVLYAGSVIQSEPYFKDNLLYPVSKRTTPGTITVVGGNGPGSGSYSLKLTENSLQAYKDGLAQILRGINLTNSVGRTQFFFKSCRSVEQGMVNLGINFRVNNFSGAAGLNSKNSVEKSYVVGLVKQVYYSVSYRPDNDLTNLFPRPTTLTELRSEGFVSNTNRPVYISQVDYGRMFLLVAESEASSDSLRMFLEANYRGATVQAGGRFDYNSFKSRNSVNITVFSVGSNDDSKLADDITEQAFRTFLRGGATASLSNPGAPIAFNVRDFFGGALIPTSITAEYSDVMGRATPETYVYFVKPGEQGGQKNKTNDGRQLVLQRGDVISITATGRAKHGPWAAWEDKGPDGQANEATDPTDPMPCGANQLQRTRLCECNRFAIICNLPDLATTKKIWTCVGSGFPAKSVETTMTVPLNFTFNDFNTNDGYGEGYTITVTRIPYEQIIKERVSEKSSQ
- a CDS encoding histidine kinase — encoded protein: MGHWRNWWMAVWAFWLPLYAAGQNTVRLDSSLALPFDLTSAVSVWIDSTGEVADEQAMTEGQFTPLKTTTIPRLLQKEVHYSYWVRLTLQNATSVPQELLLTLGNFYETTLYERSPTAQTLYQRYTSQRLLPSERLYRYDHRYFPLHFSPHQSRYLYAKIRALTGKPFEIRPFLYSYEAEAKERVKGLYDDYFPMAVNHELMAVLAFLTVFFLFQWVLNRQRYLLLYSFYLMSMWGFAAYGASYSSYVVDYISYVPFLRFTLQQNFYILLTLFTHTFFLFEILGMKNWPSSWTKRYFERLFYVVGGLLAIELVLTVVYRRLDLETNFHQLCQFALPVLNVTSLVLLWATKERVSWFIKLGALVMVIGTTIGFASVALGWAPMSSMLLTHYPNVYFNYGVLIDILFFSLATGEKMVQVQRERNRLLQNYALSELTTLRTQINPHFLFNSLNSIKSYIIKNKTQEAAAYLTDFSVLMREILDKSREQFLPLGQELEIIRQYLLLEQRRFSQPFQIDIQIDEAIDLDAVQVPAFLLQPFVENAIKHGFKRLEREGCVWVKVSSLEDGIAIIIEDNGIGRDKAAKLRLASVKHRSMGLSLVENRLRLLREIYHWNIDLTIEDVVPSTGTRVTLRIPFFD
- a CDS encoding tail fiber domain-containing protein, with protein sequence MKTSFTLLLMAWGIVVSNGLTYAQSTEIRPGVILPQMTTAQRTALSATNGMLVFDTNTQSYWLRSNNTWTELPKTASSTSYWEQSGAAGNEIRNTNSGGFWSANSTAVTTSNPATAPVSGAGTRLMWIPSRSAFRVGTVDGTQWNTSNIGLFSTAIGSNTTAIGSYATAIGNNTTASGYASTAMGFSAVANGSSSVAMGFEARADGNVSTAMGGGTVATGDNSTAMGFANVDDPNGLLMLGNGVNSVQRKTVLVVRRDNSMGLGDFGAATNTLATLHVNTYKNVSTGRVTVLYPTIATPSNFPTSTAELSIYASQGIFSATYIGSAQNVVLSDARIKEVEGTSDNAQDLATLRRLRITDYRMKDRYVWGDRAFKKVIAQQVEEVYPQAVRRQTSFIPDIYQAASLENGFVKLAGHTLKAGERVKLMMDNREEITEVLETNETGFRIGGSVPSTTVFVYGREVSDFRTVDYEALSMLGISAIQQLAKENDTLKKDSEELKNRLSRLEALVENLATAEATTKTGK